In one Haemophilus parainfluenzae genomic region, the following are encoded:
- a CDS encoding contact-dependent growth inhibition system immunity protein, producing MTKPKAAFVRINKDFLLVTSFIRGMIAITDPDQDFIFNEVDISDLDLGRLIKEKLNESKEISFEEFQAIFNSEKMKGLQKNLEEEMKKRYGYKNKKSIYKDMSFLSLEQDASFIIIAPLHQDSLGGYSGISLPDNSPLEFKYDKSISDEELGKAIRQALTYCTSIYR from the coding sequence ATGACTAAACCTAAAGCTGCTTTTGTCAGAATTAATAAAGATTTCTTATTGGTTACCTCTTTTATTAGAGGAATGATTGCGATAACAGATCCAGATCAAGATTTTATTTTTAATGAAGTTGATATTTCTGATTTAGATCTAGGAAGGTTAATTAAAGAAAAGCTTAATGAAAGTAAAGAAATTTCGTTCGAAGAGTTTCAGGCTATCTTTAATTCTGAAAAAATGAAAGGACTACAAAAAAATCTCGAAGAAGAGATGAAAAAACGCTATGGATATAAAAATAAAAAATCGATCTATAAGGATATGTCTTTTTTATCTTTAGAACAGGACGCTAGTTTTATAATTATAGCGCCACTTCACCAGGATTCTCTTGGTGGGTACTCAGGAATTTCACTTCCTGACAATTCACCATTAGAATTTAAATATGATAAGAGTATTTCGGATGAAGAATTAGGGAAAGCCATAAGACAAGCCCTGACGTATTGTACGAGTATTTATCGGTAA
- the glpK gene encoding glycerol kinase GlpK codes for MTDKKYIIALDQGTTSSRAVLLDHNANVVEIAQREFTQIYPRAGWVEHNPMEIWATQSSTLNEVVAKAGITSDEIAAIGITNQRETTIVWEKATGTPVYNAIVWQCRRTADITDKLKADGHEEYIRNTTGLVVDPYFSGTKVKWILDNVEGAREKAERGELLFGTVDTWLVWKLTQGRVHVTDYTNASRTMLFNIHTKKWDDKMLELLNIPRSMLPEVRNSSEVYGQTNIGGKGGVRIPVAGIAGDQQAALYGHLCTRAGQAKNTYGTGCFMLLHTGDKAITSKNGLLTTIACNAKGEPEYALEGSVFIAGASIQWLRDELKIVHDSHDSEYFAQKVPDSNGVYVVPAFTGLGAPYWDPYARGAIFGLSRGSNRNHIVRATLESIAYQTRDVLEAMQSDSGQRLQYLRVDGGATNNNFLMQFQADILDVNVERPVVKEVTALGAAYLAGLAVGFWKDLDELHDKARVERTFTPDNDEEKRERRYKGWKKAVKRSLEWAKEDAE; via the coding sequence ATGACAGACAAAAAATACATCATCGCTTTGGACCAAGGTACCACAAGCTCTCGTGCAGTATTATTAGATCACAATGCGAATGTTGTCGAAATCGCCCAACGTGAATTTACACAAATTTATCCACGCGCAGGCTGGGTGGAACATAATCCAATGGAAATTTGGGCAACACAAAGTTCAACATTAAACGAAGTGGTTGCAAAAGCAGGCATTACCTCAGATGAAATCGCGGCAATTGGTATTACTAACCAACGTGAAACCACCATTGTGTGGGAAAAAGCAACCGGCACACCGGTTTATAATGCGATTGTGTGGCAATGTCGTCGTACCGCAGATATTACAGACAAACTTAAAGCGGATGGTCACGAAGAATATATCCGCAACACCACTGGGTTAGTGGTAGACCCATACTTCTCCGGTACAAAAGTGAAATGGATTTTGGACAATGTAGAAGGTGCACGCGAAAAAGCGGAACGCGGTGAGCTTCTATTTGGTACCGTAGATACCTGGCTTGTATGGAAATTAACCCAAGGCCGTGTTCACGTAACGGATTACACTAACGCATCCCGTACCATGTTATTTAACATCCATACGAAAAAATGGGATGACAAAATGTTGGAATTATTAAATATTCCACGCTCTATGTTGCCTGAAGTACGCAATTCTTCCGAAGTGTATGGCCAAACCAATATCGGGGGTAAAGGCGGTGTACGTATTCCAGTTGCGGGCATCGCGGGTGACCAACAAGCAGCACTTTACGGCCATCTATGTACACGCGCAGGCCAAGCAAAAAATACCTATGGTACAGGCTGCTTTATGTTGCTTCACACCGGTGATAAAGCTATTACCTCTAAAAATGGTCTATTAACCACCATCGCGTGTAACGCTAAAGGCGAACCAGAATACGCGCTTGAAGGTTCGGTATTTATCGCTGGTGCTTCAATCCAATGGTTACGTGATGAACTCAAAATCGTACATGACAGCCATGACTCCGAATACTTCGCACAAAAAGTTCCTGACAGCAACGGGGTATATGTCGTACCAGCCTTCACTGGTTTAGGCGCACCATATTGGGATCCGTATGCACGCGGTGCAATTTTCGGTCTTTCTCGTGGTTCTAACCGTAACCATATTGTACGCGCAACCCTTGAATCCATTGCTTACCAAACCCGTGATGTGTTAGAAGCAATGCAATCTGACTCAGGTCAACGCTTACAATATTTACGTGTCGATGGTGGCGCAACCAACAACAATTTCTTAATGCAATTCCAAGCGGATATTTTAGATGTGAATGTTGAGCGTCCAGTAGTGAAAGAAGTAACCGCACTTGGTGCCGCTTACCTTGCAGGTCTTGCCGTTGGTTTCTGGAAAGATTTAGATGAGCTTCACGACAAAGCACGTGTAGAACGTACTTTTACTCCAGATAATGACGAAGAAAAACGTGAACGTCGTTATAAAGGTTGGAAAAAAGCGGTGAAACGCTCATTAGAGTGGGCAAAAGAAGACGCGGAATAA
- a CDS encoding MIP/aquaporin family protein produces the protein MNAYFAEFFGTALLILLGNGVVANVCLNKTKGQSSGWIVITTAWAFAVYVAVVVTGPYSGAHLNPAVTLGVAMKGAFAWELVPGYIAAQVVGGMVGALLVYIMYKDHFAATEEEGLKRACFCTEPAIRNYPINLVNEIVGTFVLVFVIFYLAGANITLPGTAESTPIGLGSIGALPVAILVWAIGLSLGGTTGYAINPARDLGPRLTLGLFLGGTLKTKADWGYSWVPVVGPFIGAALAAVFYNAIM, from the coding sequence ATGAATGCCTATTTTGCAGAATTTTTTGGCACAGCGCTCTTAATCCTGTTAGGTAACGGTGTGGTAGCCAACGTATGTTTAAATAAAACGAAAGGGCAAAGTTCTGGTTGGATTGTGATTACTACCGCGTGGGCATTTGCAGTGTATGTGGCCGTCGTTGTGACAGGTCCTTACAGTGGGGCGCACTTAAATCCAGCGGTAACACTTGGTGTGGCAATGAAGGGTGCATTTGCTTGGGAACTGGTACCAGGCTACATCGCGGCACAAGTTGTGGGGGGCATGGTAGGTGCGTTGTTGGTTTATATTATGTATAAAGATCACTTTGCAGCGACCGAAGAAGAGGGTTTAAAACGCGCTTGTTTCTGTACTGAACCAGCAATTCGTAACTATCCAATCAACTTAGTAAATGAAATCGTTGGTACCTTCGTGCTTGTTTTCGTGATTTTCTATCTTGCGGGAGCAAACATCACTTTACCAGGCACGGCAGAAAGCACGCCAATTGGTTTAGGTTCTATCGGAGCATTACCAGTAGCGATTTTAGTTTGGGCAATTGGTTTGAGCTTAGGTGGCACAACCGGTTATGCGATCAATCCAGCTCGAGATCTTGGTCCGCGCTTAACCTTAGGTCTTTTCCTGGGTGGTACATTAAAAACTAAAGCTGACTGGGGATACAGTTGGGTGCCGGTTGTAGGGCCATTTATCGGTGCGGCTTTAGCAGCAGTATTCTATAATGCGATTATGTAA
- a CDS encoding amino acid ABC transporter ATP-binding protein, which yields MLKVTNIQKSFNGHHVLKGIDFEINKGEVVAILGPSGSGKTTFLRCLNLLERPEKGVLAFTDGSLTIDFSKKISKSDELKLRRRSSMVFQQYNLFPHRTALENVMEGMVVVQKQAKEIAREKALALLEKVGLKAKADLYPSQLSGGQQQRVGIARALAVKPDIILLDEPTSALDPELVGEVLQALKMLAQEGWTMIIVTHELNFAKDVADRVILMENGQVVEQNTAAEFFSHPQQERTKQFLLQAKMPMEFEDYCI from the coding sequence ATGTTAAAAGTCACGAATATTCAGAAAAGTTTTAATGGCCACCATGTATTAAAAGGCATTGATTTTGAAATTAATAAAGGTGAAGTGGTTGCCATTCTGGGTCCATCAGGTTCAGGCAAAACGACTTTTTTACGCTGTTTAAATTTGCTCGAACGCCCAGAAAAAGGGGTATTAGCATTTACTGATGGAAGCTTAACTATTGATTTCAGCAAGAAGATCAGCAAATCCGATGAACTAAAATTGCGTCGTCGTTCTTCAATGGTATTCCAACAATACAATCTATTTCCCCATCGCACAGCTCTCGAAAATGTGATGGAAGGCATGGTAGTTGTGCAAAAACAAGCGAAAGAGATTGCACGTGAAAAAGCCTTAGCATTATTGGAAAAAGTTGGTTTAAAAGCGAAAGCGGATTTATATCCCTCTCAACTTTCTGGTGGTCAACAGCAACGTGTCGGGATCGCCCGTGCTTTAGCCGTTAAACCCGATATTATCTTGTTAGATGAGCCTACTTCTGCTCTTGACCCTGAACTCGTCGGTGAAGTGTTACAAGCGCTCAAAATGCTCGCGCAAGAAGGTTGGACAATGATTATCGTCACTCATGAATTGAATTTTGCCAAAGATGTGGCAGATCGCGTGATTCTCATGGAAAATGGTCAGGTAGTTGAACAAAATACCGCGGCTGAATTCTTCAGTCATCCACAGCAAGAACGCACCAAACAATTCTTATTGCAAGCTAAAATGCCAATGGAATTCGAAGATTATTGTATTTAA
- a CDS encoding amino acid ABC transporter permease, translating into MTLLNNWLASLPFMTTERADYVISSFWPMMEGAILYTIPLAVISFFCGLFIAVIVAVICTLPHPNLMTKILQGICRTYISIIRGTPMLVQIFIIFYGLPEVGIKLEPFPTAIIAFSINIGAYAAETVRASVLAIPKGQWEASYAIGMNYTQAFVRTIMPQALRISVPSLSNTFISTVKDTSLASLVWIAELFRVAQNITAENYEFILIYSEAALIYWVFCFVLSMGQTRLEKRLSRHL; encoded by the coding sequence ATGACATTACTCAATAATTGGTTAGCCAGCCTTCCATTTATGACCACAGAACGAGCTGATTATGTAATCAGCTCGTTTTGGCCTATGATGGAAGGGGCAATTTTATATACGATTCCCCTGGCGGTCATTTCCTTCTTTTGTGGTTTATTCATTGCGGTTATCGTGGCTGTGATTTGCACATTACCGCATCCCAATTTAATGACCAAAATTCTGCAGGGCATTTGTCGCACTTATATTTCAATTATTCGTGGCACCCCAATGTTGGTGCAGATCTTCATTATTTTCTATGGTTTACCTGAGGTTGGTATCAAGCTAGAACCTTTTCCAACCGCAATTATTGCGTTCTCCATTAACATTGGTGCTTATGCAGCAGAAACGGTGAGGGCCTCCGTTCTTGCGATTCCTAAAGGTCAATGGGAAGCCTCTTATGCGATAGGCATGAATTACACACAAGCTTTCGTGCGTACCATTATGCCGCAAGCGTTACGTATTTCCGTCCCTTCGCTATCAAATACGTTTATTAGCACAGTGAAAGATACATCCCTTGCTTCACTCGTTTGGATTGCGGAATTATTTCGTGTGGCGCAAAACATCACAGCTGAAAACTACGAATTTATTTTAATTTATAGTGAAGCGGCTCTCATTTATTGGGTTTTCTGTTTTGTGCTGTCGATGGGACAAACCCGTTTAGAAAAACGCCTTTCTCGCCATTTATAA
- a CDS encoding amino acid ABC transporter substrate-binding protein, with protein sequence MKKSFFSTALLAAGLALSTFANAGEIADRVEQTKTLLVGTEGTYAPFTFHDKDGKLTGFDVEIIEKVAQKLGWKVEFKETAWDGMYAGLNAKRFDVIANQTNPSPERLKKYDYSAPYNYSAGVIVTKADNDSIKSFPDLKGKKSAQSATSNWSKDARDNGAIIVTVDSLAQNLEAVKQGRVDATVNDKLAVLDYFKKQPNAGLKIAVESDKKIPTGFAFLKGEEPLIAKVNQALEELRKDGTLKQISIKWFGDDITQ encoded by the coding sequence ATGAAAAAATCATTTTTTAGCACCGCACTTTTAGCGGCAGGATTAGCCCTTTCTACTTTTGCTAACGCCGGTGAAATTGCTGATCGCGTTGAACAAACTAAAACCTTATTAGTTGGTACTGAGGGTACTTACGCACCATTTACTTTCCACGACAAAGATGGCAAGTTAACCGGTTTTGATGTGGAAATTATCGAAAAAGTGGCGCAAAAATTAGGTTGGAAAGTCGAATTTAAAGAAACCGCTTGGGACGGCATGTATGCAGGTTTGAACGCAAAACGCTTTGATGTTATTGCGAACCAAACCAATCCAAGCCCAGAACGTTTAAAAAAATATGATTACAGTGCACCTTATAACTACTCTGCTGGCGTAATCGTGACGAAAGCCGATAACGATAGCATTAAATCATTCCCTGATTTAAAAGGTAAAAAATCTGCACAATCTGCAACCAGTAACTGGAGTAAAGACGCTCGTGATAATGGTGCAATTATTGTGACCGTTGATAGCTTGGCGCAAAACCTTGAAGCAGTAAAACAAGGTCGTGTTGATGCAACTGTAAATGATAAACTCGCGGTGTTAGATTACTTCAAAAAACAACCTAATGCAGGCTTAAAAATTGCTGTAGAAAGTGATAAAAAAATCCCAACTGGTTTTGCTTTCTTGAAAGGTGAAGAACCGCTTATTGCAAAAGTGAACCAAGCACTTGAAGAACTACGCAAAGACGGAACTTTAAAACAAATTTCAATCAAATGGTTTGGCGATGACATTACTCAATAA
- the cysK gene encoding cysteine synthase A: MTIYADNSYSIGNTPLVRLKHFGHNGNVVVKIEGRNPSFSVKCRIGANMIWQAEKDGILTAGKEIVDATSGNTGIALAYVAAARGYKITLTMPETMSLERKRLLRGLGVNLVLTEGSKGMKGAIAKAEEIVASNPNHYVMLKQFENPANPDIHRQTTGEEIWKDTEGKVDVVVAGVGTGGTITGISRAIKLDHGKKITSVAVEPTESPVISQTLAGQEVKPGPHKIQGIGAGFIPKNLDLSLIDRVETVDSDTAIATARRLMAEEGILAGISSGAAVAAADRLAKLPEFQDKLIVAILPSASERYLSTALFEGIEA; the protein is encoded by the coding sequence ATGACAATTTATGCAGATAACTCATACTCAATCGGTAATACTCCATTAGTTCGTTTAAAACACTTCGGACACAATGGTAACGTTGTCGTAAAAATTGAAGGTCGCAACCCAAGCTTTAGCGTGAAATGCCGTATTGGTGCCAATATGATTTGGCAAGCAGAAAAAGACGGCATTTTAACAGCGGGTAAAGAAATTGTAGATGCAACCAGCGGTAACACCGGTATTGCTTTAGCTTATGTAGCAGCAGCGCGCGGTTATAAAATCACCTTAACCATGCCTGAAACCATGAGTCTTGAACGTAAACGTTTATTACGTGGTTTAGGCGTGAATCTTGTGCTTACTGAAGGCTCAAAAGGGATGAAAGGTGCGATTGCCAAAGCTGAAGAAATTGTGGCGTCTAACCCAAATCATTATGTGATGCTAAAACAATTTGAAAACCCGGCTAACCCGGACATTCACCGTCAAACTACTGGTGAAGAAATCTGGAAAGATACTGAAGGTAAAGTTGATGTCGTAGTTGCCGGTGTGGGTACCGGTGGTACAATTACCGGTATTTCTCGTGCGATCAAGTTAGATCACGGTAAAAAAATTACCTCTGTAGCGGTTGAACCAACAGAATCACCTGTTATTAGCCAAACCCTTGCTGGTCAAGAAGTGAAACCAGGTCCACACAAAATTCAAGGTATCGGTGCGGGCTTCATTCCGAAAAACTTAGATTTATCATTAATTGATCGTGTGGAAACTGTAGATAGCGATACGGCAATTGCGACCGCTCGTCGCTTAATGGCTGAAGAAGGTATTCTTGCGGGTATTTCTTCAGGTGCTGCAGTGGCAGCGGCTGACCGCTTAGCAAAACTACCAGAATTCCAAGATAAATTAATTGTTGCGATCTTACCTTCTGCATCAGAACGTTATTTAAGTACGGCGTTATTTGAAGGTATTGAAGCTTAA
- the cysZ gene encoding sulfate transporter CysZ, with protein MIDQNEIKSAFNHFVMGWHFITQKGLRRFVIMPILLNVVLLTGLFWLFVSQISTMIDWVMSFIPDWLSFLSVILLVLSIGSILLFFYFAFTTLSGFIAAPFNGLLAEKVEKMLTGEAVNDDGFAEIMKDVPRMLNREWQKLWYSLPKFVGLFLLSFIPVIGQTIIPVLTFLFTCWMMAIQYCDYPFDNHKISFGIMKNALGERRSQSLIFGALITLCTALPIVNLVIIPVAVCGATVMWVENYRSQLKFDMNFDRTSGSTQIVTRSTSTEIKPSGNNIVNK; from the coding sequence ATGATCGATCAAAATGAAATAAAATCTGCTTTCAATCATTTCGTGATGGGTTGGCATTTCATTACGCAAAAAGGCCTCCGCCGTTTTGTGATTATGCCGATTTTACTTAACGTCGTCCTACTCACTGGCTTATTTTGGCTATTTGTTTCACAAATCTCCACGATGATCGACTGGGTGATGAGCTTTATTCCTGATTGGTTAAGCTTTTTAAGTGTGATTTTGCTCGTGCTGTCTATTGGCTCAATTCTCTTATTTTTCTATTTTGCCTTTACAACACTTTCAGGCTTTATTGCCGCACCGTTTAATGGATTGTTAGCAGAAAAAGTCGAAAAAATGCTGACTGGCGAAGCTGTTAATGATGATGGTTTTGCTGAAATTATGAAAGATGTGCCGCGTATGCTAAATCGTGAATGGCAAAAACTATGGTACAGCTTACCGAAATTCGTGGGCTTGTTCTTATTGAGTTTTATCCCAGTTATTGGACAAACCATTATTCCAGTACTAACCTTCCTATTTACTTGTTGGATGATGGCGATTCAGTACTGTGACTACCCGTTTGATAACCATAAAATTTCTTTTGGCATTATGAAAAATGCGTTAGGCGAAAGACGTTCTCAAAGCCTGATATTCGGGGCATTAATTACCCTTTGTACCGCATTGCCGATCGTGAACTTAGTAATTATTCCTGTGGCCGTCTGTGGTGCAACAGTAATGTGGGTCGAAAATTATCGCTCACAATTAAAATTTGATATGAATTTTGACCGCACTTCAGGTTCAACACAAATTGTGACACGTTCTACGAGTACAGAAATTAAGCCTTCAGGAAATAACATCGTGAATAAATAG
- the zipA gene encoding cell division protein ZipA: protein MDLNTILIILGVIALIALVVHGLWSNRREKSKYFKSANTFNRTSKNGEVNPFSQAADPNADIRLTHRAQAAQPVQQSVQPKVAPQAASQQQFNFDEQRAQVDARQIEKSVDDIKISLPNQPVYEMNTAQPAPAPQPEPVVYPETNVQPKPRLAEMTIEELEAQSNDFDGVNSSSTELREQLAEMSLNPTQEPTHENVHFNYHEPVEVEKPKQTTGFVQLYVISNQNREFYGPQLSQSLENLGFIFGERQMYHRHFDLSVASPVLFSVANIEQPGTFDYYNMAEFSTMGVVLFMQLPSPGNNLANLRMMIRAAKTIAEDLGGVVLTDQQEIFDDVAEQDYLSRIA from the coding sequence ATGGACTTAAATACCATTTTGATTATTTTAGGGGTAATTGCTTTAATTGCCTTAGTGGTACACGGATTATGGTCAAATCGCCGTGAGAAATCAAAATATTTTAAAAGCGCGAATACATTTAACCGCACTTCTAAAAACGGTGAGGTCAATCCTTTTTCGCAAGCTGCTGATCCTAATGCGGATATTCGTTTAACACATCGTGCTCAAGCGGCACAGCCTGTACAACAAAGTGTTCAACCTAAAGTGGCACCACAGGCAGCAAGCCAACAGCAATTTAATTTTGATGAGCAACGTGCTCAAGTGGATGCGCGTCAAATAGAAAAAAGCGTCGATGATATTAAAATCTCCTTACCAAATCAGCCGGTTTATGAGATGAACACGGCGCAACCTGCTCCTGCGCCACAGCCTGAACCTGTGGTTTATCCTGAAACGAATGTACAACCGAAACCACGTTTGGCAGAAATGACAATCGAAGAGTTAGAAGCTCAAAGCAATGATTTTGATGGTGTGAATTCTTCTTCGACTGAATTGCGTGAGCAGTTAGCCGAGATGTCATTAAATCCAACTCAAGAACCTACTCATGAGAACGTACATTTTAACTATCACGAACCGGTAGAAGTGGAAAAACCAAAACAAACCACTGGCTTTGTTCAACTTTATGTCATTTCAAATCAAAATCGTGAATTCTATGGTCCGCAATTATCTCAATCTTTAGAAAACTTGGGATTCATTTTTGGTGAGCGTCAAATGTATCACCGCCACTTTGATTTAAGTGTGGCAAGCCCGGTTTTATTTAGCGTGGCAAACATTGAACAGCCAGGTACGTTTGATTATTACAATATGGCCGAGTTTTCAACTATGGGCGTGGTACTCTTCATGCAGCTACCATCGCCAGGTAATAATTTGGCTAACTTACGTATGATGATTCGCGCAGCGAAAACCATCGCAGAAGATTTAGGTGGCGTGGTGTTGACTGATCAGCAAGAGATTTTTGATGATGTAGCTGAGCAGGATTATTTATCTCGCATCGCATAA
- the ligA gene encoding NAD-dependent DNA ligase LigA, with protein sequence MSLQQQIDTLRQDLRRYEYEYHVLDNPTIPDAEYDRLFHQLKALEAAHPELITADSPTQRVGAKPLSGFAQIRHEIPMLSLDNAFSDEEFYAFVKRIEDRLIRLPEPLTFCCEPKLDGLAVSILYVNGVLTQAATRGDGTTGEDITVNIRTIRNIPLQLLMDNPPARLEVRGEVFMPHEGFERLNQQALEKGEKTFANPRNAAAGSLRQLDPKITSKRPLVLNAYGLGIAEGVDLPNTHYDRLQWLKSIGIPVNPEIRLCNGTDEVLDFYRDIQNKRSALGYDIDGTVLKINDIALQEKLGFISKAPRWAIAYKFPAQEELTRLNDVEFQVGRTGAITPVAKLEPVFVAGVTVSNATLHNGDEIERLDIAIGDTVVIRRAGDVIPQIIGVLHDRRPTDARPIIFPKTCPVCDSAIVRIEGEAVARCTGGLFCAAQRKEALKHFVSRKAMDIDGVGGKLIEQLVDRELIHTPADLFKLDLTTLTRLERMGAKSAENALASLEKAKNTTLARFIFALGIREVGEATALNLANHFKTLEALQNADLEALQQVPDVGEVVANRILAFWHEPHNVSVVNDLIAQGVHWETVETKEVTENRFKGKTVVLTGTLTQMGRNEAKALLQDMGAKVSGSVSAKTDFVIAGDAAGSKLTKAQELGVAVLTEEEFLAEMQS encoded by the coding sequence ATGAGCCTTCAGCAACAAATTGATACATTACGTCAGGATCTTCGTCGTTATGAATATGAATATCACGTGTTAGATAACCCAACCATTCCTGATGCAGAATATGACCGTTTATTTCATCAACTTAAAGCCTTAGAAGCCGCCCATCCGGAACTCATTACGGCAGATTCACCTACTCAACGTGTGGGTGCAAAACCGCTGTCAGGCTTTGCACAAATTCGTCATGAAATTCCAATGCTCTCTTTGGATAATGCTTTCTCAGATGAGGAATTTTATGCATTCGTAAAACGTATTGAAGATCGTCTTATTCGTTTGCCTGAACCTCTCACTTTCTGCTGTGAGCCGAAATTAGATGGTTTAGCCGTGAGTATTTTGTATGTAAATGGCGTACTGACTCAAGCCGCAACCCGTGGTGATGGGACAACAGGGGAAGATATTACTGTGAATATCCGTACAATTCGAAATATTCCCTTGCAGCTTTTAATGGATAATCCGCCTGCACGTTTAGAAGTGCGTGGCGAAGTGTTTATGCCACATGAAGGCTTTGAGCGTTTAAATCAACAGGCTTTAGAAAAAGGCGAGAAAACCTTTGCTAATCCACGTAATGCAGCCGCAGGTTCGTTGCGCCAGCTTGATCCAAAAATTACGAGTAAGCGTCCATTGGTATTGAATGCTTATGGTCTTGGTATTGCTGAAGGGGTTGATTTGCCGAATACGCATTATGATCGTTTGCAATGGTTGAAGTCTATTGGGATTCCGGTAAACCCAGAAATCCGTTTATGTAACGGCACAGATGAAGTGTTGGATTTTTATCGTGATATTCAAAATAAACGTAGTGCTCTTGGCTACGATATTGATGGTACCGTGCTGAAAATCAATGATATTGCGTTACAAGAGAAATTAGGTTTTATCTCAAAAGCGCCACGTTGGGCGATTGCTTATAAATTCCCTGCACAAGAAGAATTAACTCGCCTAAATGATGTAGAATTCCAAGTGGGCAGAACGGGGGCAATTACACCTGTTGCCAAATTAGAACCGGTATTTGTGGCAGGGGTAACGGTAAGTAACGCCACATTGCATAATGGTGATGAAATTGAACGCTTGGACATTGCTATTGGCGATACGGTAGTGATTCGCCGTGCGGGGGATGTGATCCCACAAATTATCGGCGTATTACACGACCGTCGCCCAACAGATGCGAGACCGATCATTTTCCCTAAAACTTGTCCTGTATGTGATTCGGCCATTGTTCGTATTGAAGGCGAAGCGGTAGCGCGTTGTACGGGTGGTTTATTCTGCGCAGCACAGCGTAAAGAAGCGCTTAAACATTTCGTTTCTCGCAAGGCCATGGATATTGATGGCGTAGGGGGTAAATTAATCGAGCAGTTGGTGGATCGTGAATTAATTCATACGCCAGCCGATTTATTCAAGTTAGATTTAACCACACTGACTCGTTTGGAAAGAATGGGCGCAAAATCTGCTGAAAATGCATTGGCTAGCCTTGAAAAAGCGAAAAATACGACGTTAGCACGTTTTATTTTTGCTTTAGGGATTCGTGAAGTGGGTGAAGCAACGGCATTGAATTTAGCCAATCATTTCAAAACCCTAGAAGCGTTGCAAAATGCAGATTTAGAAGCCTTACAGCAAGTGCCTGATGTGGGCGAAGTAGTGGCAAATCGTATTTTGGCGTTTTGGCATGAACCACATAATGTGTCGGTAGTGAATGATTTGATCGCTCAAGGCGTACATTGGGAAACCGTGGAAACTAAAGAAGTCACAGAAAATCGTTTTAAAGGCAAAACGGTTGTGTTAACCGGAACCTTAACTCAAATGGGCCGTAATGAAGCTAAAGCCTTATTACAAGACATGGGCGCGAAAGTGAGCGGCTCAGTTTCAGCGAAAACGGATTTCGTGATTGCAGGAGATGCGGCGGGTTCTAAACTGACAAAAGCGCAAGAATTAGGCGTGGCTGTTTTAACGGAAGAAGAGTTCCTTGCAGAAATGCAGTCATAA
- a CDS encoding YgiW/YdeI family stress tolerance OB fold protein — protein sequence MKKLLTVAAIALSSVAVYNTAMAQGFNDGKNQVTQQGFVDESVIVKTVADALNANDNTPVRLDGQIVKQIGKKDFLFKDASGKEIQIEVSKKAWNGQTIAPQDNIQIIGKVDKEWNKTDIDVKQIIKK from the coding sequence ATGAAAAAATTACTTACTGTTGCAGCTATCGCATTATCTTCTGTTGCCGTATATAACACCGCAATGGCGCAAGGATTTAATGATGGCAAGAATCAAGTCACTCAACAAGGTTTTGTAGATGAAAGCGTCATTGTGAAAACCGTCGCTGATGCATTAAATGCCAATGATAACACTCCAGTTCGTTTAGACGGACAAATTGTAAAACAAATTGGTAAAAAGGATTTCTTATTTAAAGATGCAAGTGGAAAAGAAATCCAAATTGAAGTCAGCAAAAAAGCATGGAATGGTCAAACGATAGCACCTCAAGATAACATTCAAATTATCGGTAAAGTCGATAAAGAATGGAATAAAACAGATATTGATGTGAAACAAATCATCAAAAAATAA